The genomic DNA TCAGTCTTGCGATCAGCGTCACTGCCTGCGATGCGGCGTTTGCCGCAATCGCGCATGCGCGCGCGCATGGCGTGCGCGTCAGCTTCGATACGAACCTGCGGTTGAAGCTGTGGCCGCTCGCGCGGGCGCGTGCGGTGATGCTCGAAGCGATACGGCAATGCGACATCTGTCTGCCGAGCTGGGATGATGTCACCGTGCTCACGGGGCTGACGGACCGCGACGAGATCGTCGACTTCCTGCTCGCGCAGGGGCCGCGCATCGTCGCGATGAAGCTGGGCAGCGAAGGCGCGTATATCGCGACACGCGACGAGCGTCGCGTCGTGCCGGCGCTGCTCGTGAACGCCGTCGATGCGACCGGCGCGGGCGACTGCTTCGGCGGCGCGTTCGTCGCGCGTCTCGTGGCCGGCGACGATGCATTTGCCGCGGCGCGTTACGCAAACGCGGCGGCTGCGCTGTCGACGCAAGGTTATGGCGCGGTCGCGCCGATTCCCGATCGCGAGACGGTCGAGCAGTTGCTTGCGGCGTAGTGGCGCGGCATCGGCGCA from Paraburkholderia edwinii includes the following:
- a CDS encoding sugar kinase → MANDARAAAPEILALGEAMIEFNQAQPGLPTWLQGFGGDTSNFCIAAARQDASAGFVSAVGNDRFGELLLELWRGERVDTSCVRVDESAPTGVYFVSHGSTGHHFDYLRAGSAASRYAPHDLPLDTIAAAKVVHLSGISLAISVTACDAAFAAIAHARAHGVRVSFDTNLRLKLWPLARARAVMLEAIRQCDICLPSWDDVTVLTGLTDRDEIVDFLLAQGPRIVAMKLGSEGAYIATRDERRVVPALLVNAVDATGAGDCFGGAFVARLVAGDDAFAAARYANAAAALSTQGYGAVAPIPDRETVEQLLAA